Proteins from a genomic interval of Clostridia bacterium:
- a CDS encoding prepilin-type N-terminal cleavage/methylation domain-containing protein, whose amino-acid sequence MLGKLWKKLRANRKGFTLVECVLASAIIGAGATLVMSMVSMGYSYVTRSRSLDEMSSVAQERAFVTVYTDGFEAQNGLVELDEDSGISVGYSENLPVRMAYEIHYGASSKTDVIMPTDSNYVAVIVTDTRDNKIVYYMVSPKDSKIQTLYTAKENK is encoded by the coding sequence ATGTTGGGTAAACTTTGGAAAAAACTAAGAGCCAACCGTAAGGGCTTTACCCTGGTCGAGTGCGTGCTCGCCTCCGCCATCATCGGCGCGGGCGCGACGTTGGTGATGTCTATGGTGTCCATGGGCTATTCGTACGTCACGCGGTCGCGGTCGCTGGACGAGATGTCCTCCGTGGCGCAGGAGCGTGCTTTCGTCACCGTGTATACGGACGGATTCGAGGCGCAAAACGGGTTGGTCGAATTGGACGAGGATTCGGGGATCAGCGTGGGCTACAGCGAAAACTTGCCCGTGCGTATGGCGTACGAAATCCACTACGGGGCGTCGAGCAAGACGGACGTCATCATGCCTACCGATTCCAACTACGTCGCGGTCATCGTCACCGATACGCGCGACAATAAGATCGTATACTATATGGTGTCCCCAAAGGACAGCAAAATACAAACCTTGTACACGGCGAAAGAGAATAAATGA